One Primulina eburnea isolate SZY01 chromosome 4, ASM2296580v1, whole genome shotgun sequence genomic window, gtaaattgcagtgcagtaaacacagagaacacaattaaacgaaagcggaattcaatcaaataaacaacggtgtcaaatcatcgtttcaacagagttacgtcattctctagaatggaagtttagttcatcacgaaatccaagagaaccCAAGACATATTTGTAATTCTAGGCATCGATACACAATAGAATagagaaacaaaggaaaagataacaaatccgaagcgtcgtctctgtccccagatccgtcgttcttcgtagttGTGATCGATCTTCGCGTGCCGTGCCTTCGTCTCGCCTTCACTCCAAGTCTCCGAGGTGTTTTCTCTACCAAAACGGCTGCCCCATTTTCTGACCTAGCTCGCGTGTATTTATAGATTTTGTGAACGCCGCcgcgcgcgcggtggcgcggACCGTTCTGCCGTGTGGTGTGTTTGCTCGTGCGCGGTTGCGCGTGAAATCGCGCTTGCGCGCGTTGCTCTCGGATCTGTGCGCACGGGTGCGCATGAGTTGGCGCGTTGGCGCGCATGCCACTGTCGATCATCTGCACATCattgcgcgcggctgcgcgtgatctcgcgcAGGCGCGCGCGAGGCTCTGCCCGAGGGTTTGAGTGAACGTGCGCGCGactgcgcgtgaagtggcgcgatggcgcgcgcACTTCTGTCCCATGGCATATCTTTGCGCGCGCGGTAGCGCAAGAACTCGCACAGCAGTGCGCATACTTCTGGTCTTGGCAATAGTTGAGCTCTCGATTCGGTTCTGTTTTCTCGATTCACTTGGTTGCGTATCCACTTTcttctccattcctgaaatgacaacaaaaacaaccaaaaacgcataattctgttcgaaacaagcataattcaaaatggattctaatataaattaagtgcaaatcttgcacttatcaaacccccccaaacttgaacttttgctagtcccgagcaaaatgaGATAAAAACAGGAAGTTAATTAACAAGAAAAGAAACTCTTAAAAGTCATGGATTCGCAAGAAGTGATATTGGCCTCAGATTTTATCCATTTATTGTAATTCacgatttcccaagagtcacgtgtgtgtgtgatatgtcaatgtttaTTTATCCAATCGAATGCTCAAATAATGTTGTCATACCCATTCGCCTTACAAACTCAATAAATCATCAGCTCAGTGCAGCTCACATTTcattaaaatacaaattcacaTTCATAGATCACAAAGGTCTTTATCGGTGTTCAATTGGCTCAATACATATTCAACAGAAGTATACCAAAGATGAAATCACACCATGAGATGCTTGCATGCAAGTGATTAAAGTCTATACTCGTTGACAatgtttttcaggtatccataggcttgacttgaacaacttttctccactagtatattggataaatgtgacaaggttaataggtcttgtaggcttgtaacgttaggccacgGCTCATGGATACAATAAAAGGTatggaattcaaaatttgagagaaataatcgAATCTTTGTCAGGTTCGCTAGCATTTCATTCACCATCTCTTTATTGTTTTCTTCCCAATCATATCCTCTATTTTccacttttttctttttcaccacTTTTGTGTGATCcttttcattgtttttttttttattcctcTTTTCTTTGCCAACTCCTTTTCGCACACtttactttttctttttcttttcaaagaGCATCtgaatcattacaacaccaatgaatttatttctctcaaaagcaGGCAGGAAattaagtgtataagcttcatttggtagttgctgtgggatatagaatagatacaagtgggggctaattgtatgtcatcgacacacaccacttgattttttagtaggctcaaaatgggacactagggatatttcatgttcatttggtaggctcgaaggctcaacggtttcaaagatcgtctaaatcattcctatgtcacatattatccgtgtttcgcctcgaaaagtgttcaaacaagttctagcttaccgtcaatccattagtcaactcatacaaaccagtcacatgcaaatttcaataaaaatggtagatgaaataggtgcacgaagAAAATTTAAGCATCGCAATTAACTTGAAGCTCAAAGGGCTACAACTGACAGTAAACAAAGAACACAGACCCAAAGATATTGTGAAAGActgcctagatcatttctatGTTTGTgaaagtgtcaatcaatgtcatgcaagaattACCAAGAATCAGATATATGTCGTCTATTTAGCATCACATGCATAcaacttgtctctaagcaacAATAGTATCAATAAACACGACAGTGCAAAATATTTGTGACTCCTAGGTTCTCATGAACACATATAAATCTCATGACCACAATTCAATTTTCATCATCGGCCACACGGTTTACTTATCCATGACTTTTCCTATCAAATCTAgcatgcaataaaaaaaatcaaactaactactgatcgataaaacaaaaaattaaaaaaatttgcagaaaaattcTAACAAGCAATGAGCAACGCAATTTTAccctcccccaaacttaaagtatgcattgtcctcgatgtatagaaataaagaaCACAACACATACCTCGCGCACGAGTGTCAAAACTCGGGCGCTCGAGTTGTTGTCCGCAGCATCTGAGTCATCCATTTCCATGGGCTGCGGAGGTGATAGATCTGGTGGTGGGTAAAATTAACAACTAATgacgtaaaataaaataaaataataaaaaaaatgaatgctaaagaaaataaattgtgggttgcctcccacacagcgcttggtttaacgtcatcagcccgactaTACCAATCCTGTTCATGGTGGATCGTATGATATCTTGGATGCCTTTATTTCCACCAGCTGACCTTCAACTTCCATGGTCATCTTTCCTCGTTTCACGTCAATAATAGCTCCAACAGCAGCCAATAATGGTCGTCCTAGAATGACATGAACGTTTTGACTGTTCTGAATATCAAGTACCACAAAATCTGCTAGAAGCCTTATTTTATCAATCTtaagttcaacatcttccacaaCACCCAGCGGTGTCCTGACCGATTTATCTGCCATTTGCAAGCTTAGTCCTGTGGGCTTTATCCtgctcaatccaagtttctcgtaAAGGAAACTTGGCATTATATTCACGCTCGCTCCTGAATCACAGATAGCATTTTCCTCTGATTGACTTCCAATTTCACATGGTACAACAAATTCCCCGGGGTCTTGTAGCTTCTGAGGAAGATTTCCTTTCCTGCCCTTATCATCTCCTCCAGTAAATGCCACATCTTCCTGCTCTGCAAACTGAATGTTAGagtgtaggttcttgagatcttcaagaccttttttcttttgaaactcaGCCTTCAATTGTAAAAATCTTTGGGGGtagggaagtaaagaaatatcaaCGCATTGATCAAAATCATAACTCTTACCTTTCTTACCTCGGCTCCTTTTGCTTGGAGGCGGCTGATCAACTTTCTTTTCTTTGCCTACCACTCCAATCTCCTTATGCTGCATAAAAATAGCATTCACCTCTCTCAGATTTGGGTCTGCATTCTTTTGCACTGCACCTGATGGTTGAGATGTGAGTTGCTTCGTTATTTGCCCAACTTGCGACTCCAGGATTTTCAAAGTAGCACCAATACTCGCCATATGTGTCTCAAGGTTGTCGAGTCTAGACTCAGTTCTAGACATCCTCTTAccagattcaacaacaaatgtccccactagatcctcaaatgatggcttcccttccccatttgatgtattgaaccccggtggagggttcaacacatttttattgtttgcataagaaaaattttcatggtttctcaaaccagggtgataagtgttagggggagggttacctctgTAGCCTCCATAGCCACGATTGTTAATGTACTGAGCTTCTTCAACAACTGGCTCTTCCGCAGCAGTTACCAAAGCTACATCAGACGTAGATTGGCCTGGCTTGTTCATCGCTGCAATTTGTGCTGTCAATGCCGAAACCTGTGCAGTCAGTGATGTGATCGGGTCTACGGCATACACTCCAGCTGTTCTCTGTACTCCTGATCTCTCACttggccactgataactgttgatggtcatctgttcaagtaATTCATAAGCTTCCTCAGGTGTTTTAGAAAAAATAGTACCTCCGGCGGCTGCATCCACATTGCCTCTAGTTGGCCCATCCAGACCATTGTAAAAGAGCTCAATCTGAACCCATTCTGCATATCCATGATTCGGACATTTTCTGAGCAGTTCTTTGTATCTCTCCCAAGCCTCATATAACACTTCAAATTCCCTCTGCCTGAACTTAGTGATGTCTATTTTCAGCTGAGCAGGAGGAAAATACTTTGACAGAAATTTTGTGACCAAATCTGCCCATGTAGTAATACTCCCTAGCGGCAGAGATTGGAGCCAGCTCCTTGCctgatccctgagagaaaacggaaacaaacgcaatcgaatAATTTCGTCAGAAACACCATTAATTTTTACCGTGTCCGTGATCTCTAGAAAAGTCCTGAGATGAAGATGGGGATCTGCTGTGGCTGCACCTCCAAACTGGTTAAGTTGAACCATGTTGATCAGTGCGGGCTTTAGCTCGAAGTTATTAGCAGCAATGGTTCCACGAGCTATTCCAGAATAGTGAGCGTTAATGACTGGGCGGAAATGTTCTCGGATTGGCACCTCTCGTGGGAGCTCGTTCTGATgatctctgttttcagccatttctTTAATCTCCTCTCATTTTGCTTTCCTTAATCTCCTggcagttctttcgatttcaggatcaaaaACCAGCAAGTCGGGATTTGTATATTTTCACATGCACTGTAAAAACAGAGAAGATTATAAAATAACAAagtaaaacaataaaaataaactcTAAATTAAAGTCAAGTCTActtggtaacaatactgatataaattcaaatttgacactccccggcaacggcgccaaaaacttgttgcgcgttttcctaccgcaagtgtacggtgtcaagttttagtactggtcaGAGTAcaaatatcgatcccacgaggagtgtgtgtaaaattgtatatcaattcttgtaattaaaatagtctcaactttatttagagaaATTGAATAAACGGGTGGTTTGGTTGAATGAATTAgctgaaaacaatgaattaaataagtcaccgaattgagagataataatgagagaaagtatctagagaaatgatttcacaaagtttccacgataattattcacagtttaatttatattcctgaattccaatcaattaatggccaagaacacttagattgttttattccccctttcccaagtgacgaataaagtgtatctatcaacttcgattcaattattcctaattataatctacgtttcatagataaatgctaacaatgttcttactaagcctcgctaaagttatacgccttccgaacgctataaacatttaacgatgtgtctctaatgatctataatcctagtccctctcccgagttataagattaatcaaacaacaacaatttatggccagtaaattgcagtgcagtaaacacagagaacacaattaaacgaaagcggaattcaatcaaataaacaacggtgtcaaatcatcgtttcaacagagttacgtcattctctagaatggaagtttagttcatcacgaaatccaagagaacaCAAGACATATTTGTAATTCTAGGCATCGATACACAATAGAATagagaaacaaaggaaaagataacaaatccgaagcgtcgtctctgtccccagatccgtcgttcttcgtagttGTGATCGATCTTCGCGTTCCGTGCCTTCGTCTCGCCTTCACTCCAAGTCTCCGAGGTGTTTTCTCTACCAAAACGGCTGCCCCCTTTTCTGACCTAGCTCGCGTGTATTTATAGATTTTGTGAACGCCGCcgcgcgcgcggtggcgcgtGATCTCGCGCGGTGGCGCGGACCGTTCTGCCGTGTGGTGCGTTTGCTCGTGCGCGGTTGCGCGTGAAATCGCGCTTGCGCGCGTTGCTCTCGGATCTGTGCGCGCGGGTGCGCATGAGTTGGCGCGTTTGCGCGCATGCCACTGTCGATCATCTGCACATCATTGCGTGCGGCTGCACGTGATCTCGCTCAGGCGCGCGCGAGGCTCTGTCCGAGGGTTTGAGTGAACGTGCGCGCGactgcgcgtgaagtggcgcgatggcgcgcgcACTTCTGTCCCATGGCATATCTTTGCGCGCGCGGTAGCGCAAGAACTCGCGCAGCAGCGCGCATACTTCTGGTCTTGGCAATAGTTGAGCTCTCGATTCGGTTCTGTTTTCTCGATTCACTTGGTTGCGTATCCACTATcttctccattcctgaaatgacaacaaaaacaaccaaaaacgcataattctgttcgaaacaagcataattcaaaatggattctaatataaattaagtgcaaatcttgcacttatcacatactaacatgaaactgcatactaaacttgcatagcttagacgtatcAATCCTACTTACTTACaagttcattcaattccttaggacgttctaaaattcccatgactcgaccttgttaATCATTGTACtagaccatgacatcaaacctcaaggCATACTATAGAATTTTccccaaaatatgaaggacacgtaccccgtgcccaggtccggccccgggtccgtgtaggctcggtaaAATGTGTGCGAAGGAAAAGGGAAGGCATGGACCCCGTGCTaaggtccgggtaagggtccgtgtactcactgtAATGGCGCACCAAGGGAAAAgggaagacacggaccccgtgccagggtccgtgcccgggtccgtgtacctgcgggacaagCCAAGTTACGAAAATtttgtacatgttttgtttaacGCTCTCGACTCGATTGTATGGACCATGAATCAACACCCTGAGACCATCTTAGGCTACTATATTATTGACTCAAGCCTATACGATTGTCCCATCACAACCACATATCCCAAATAGctcatcaaactcatgaacaAAACCTTTgacagaaaaatggtttacacgGCACTCGTTCTCCCAAGGACCCAACGACATGAAACAACACATCAATAGCCATCCCAAAAACCTGCTAAACATACCTAGACGCATCAACGGTCACCCATCGATACCCAACGaatcctgcaacaaataaagttcaagaacgcatcaacatcatatttttctgaaaaatgcagtttgagcagtcccacaaaaaacaccataactcactcaatttttgtccaaaaatttcgaattttatatcaaatcgaaggtatcgaaaagttatacGTTTTTGCGTGAAACGTTTTCCCAAAATCTTGACCTAAAATTCGTAGTTTTAATAAGAACAGTAAAAC contains:
- the LOC140830142 gene encoding uncharacterized protein, yielding MAENRDHQNELPREVPIREHFRPVINAHYSGIARGTIAANNFELKPALINMVQLNQFGGAATADPHLHLRTFLEITDTVKINGVSDEIIRLRLFPFSLRDQARSWLQSLPLGSITTWADLVTKFLSKYFPPAQLKIDITKFRQREFEVLYEAWERYKELLRKCPNHGYAEWVQIELFYNGLDGPTRGNVDAAAGGTIFSKTPEEAYELLEQMTINSYQWPSERSGVQRTAGVYAVDPITSLTAQVSALTAQIAAMNKPGQSTSDVALVTAAEEPVVEEAQYINNRGYGGYRVGTFVVESGKRMSRTESRLDNLETHMASIGATLKILESQVGQITKQLTSQPSGAVQKNADPNLREVNAIFMQHKEIGVVGKEKKVDQPPPSKRSRGKKGKSYDFDQCVDISLLPYPQRFLQLKAEFQKKKGLEDLKNLHSNIQFAEQEDVAFTGGDDKGRKGNLPQKLQDPGEFVVPCEIGSQSEENAICDSGASVNIMPSFLYEKLGLSRIKPTGLSLQMADKSVRTPLGVVEDVELKIDKIRLLADFVVLDIQNSQNVHVILGRPLLAAVGAIIDVKRGKMTMEVEGQLVEIKASKISYDPP